A single region of the Eulemur rufifrons isolate Redbay chromosome 8, OSU_ERuf_1, whole genome shotgun sequence genome encodes:
- the PPCS gene encoding phosphopantothenate--cysteine ligase isoform X1, with the protein MAEMEMVAEFPSPAGAARWAEVMARFAARLGAQGRRVVLVTSGGTKVPLEARPVRFLDNFSSGRRGATSAEAFLAAGYGVLFLYRARSSFPFAHRFPPQTWLSALRPSGPAHSGLLSLEAEENALPGFTAALRSYQEAAAAGTFMAVEFTTLADYLHLLHAAAQALNPLGSTAMFYLAAAVSDFYVPVSEMPEHKIQSSGGLLQITMKMVPKMLSPLVKDWAPKAFIISFKLETDPSIVINRARNALEIYQHQVVVANILESRQSCVVIVTKDSETKLLLSEEEVGKGIEIEEKIVDNLQSRHTAFICEQN; encoded by the exons ATGGCGGAAATGGAGATGGTTGCCGAGTTTCCCTCGCCTGCCGGTGCCGCGCGCTGGGCTGAGGTCATGGCTCGCTTCGCCGCCAGGCTGGGCGCGCAGGGCCGGCGGGTGGTGTTGGTCACGTCAGGCGGCACCAAGGTCCCACTGGAAGCGCGGCCAGTGCGCTTTCTGGACAACTTCAGCAGCGGGCGGCGAGGTGCAACCTCGGCCGAGGCCTTCCTGGCCGCCGGCTATGGGGTCCTGTTCTTGTACCGCGCTCGCTCTTCTTTCCCCTTTGCCCACCGCTTCCCACCCCAGACCTGGCTGTCGGCTCTGCGGCCTTCCGGCCCAGCCCATTCGGGCTTGCTGAGCCTTGAGGCCGAGGAGAATGCACTCCCCGGCTTCACTGCGGCTCTGCGGAGCTACCAGGAGGCTGCGGCTGCCGGCACCTTCATGGCGGTAGAATTCACCACTTTGGCAGACTATTTGCATTTGTTGCACGCTGCGGCCCAGGCGCTCAATCCGCTAG GCTCTACTGCGATGTTTTACCTGGCTGCGGCCGTGTCAGATTTCTATGTTCCTGTTTCTGAAATGCCTGAGCACAAGATCCAGTCATCTGGGGGCCTACTGCAG ATAACAATGAAGATGGTGCCAAAAATGCTTTCTCCTTTGGTTAAAGATTGGGCTCCCAAAGcatttataatttcctttaagTTGGAGACTGACCCCTCCATCGTAATTAATCGTGCTCGGAACGCTTTGGAAATTTATCAACATCAAGTGGTGGTGGCTAATATCCTTGAGTCACGACAGTCCTGTGTGGTTATTGTAACCAAAGACTCAGAAACCAAGTTATTGCTATCagaggaagaagtaggaaaaggCATAGAGATAGAAGAGAAGATAGTGGATAATCTTCAATCTCGACACACAGCCTTTATATGTGAACAAAACTGA
- the PPCS gene encoding phosphopantothenate--cysteine ligase isoform X2, translating into MFYLAAAVSDFYVPVSEMPEHKIQSSGGLLQITMKMVPKMLSPLVKDWAPKAFIISFKLETDPSIVINRARNALEIYQHQVVVANILESRQSCVVIVTKDSETKLLLSEEEVGKGIEIEEKIVDNLQSRHTAFICEQN; encoded by the exons ATGTTTTACCTGGCTGCGGCCGTGTCAGATTTCTATGTTCCTGTTTCTGAAATGCCTGAGCACAAGATCCAGTCATCTGGGGGCCTACTGCAG ATAACAATGAAGATGGTGCCAAAAATGCTTTCTCCTTTGGTTAAAGATTGGGCTCCCAAAGcatttataatttcctttaagTTGGAGACTGACCCCTCCATCGTAATTAATCGTGCTCGGAACGCTTTGGAAATTTATCAACATCAAGTGGTGGTGGCTAATATCCTTGAGTCACGACAGTCCTGTGTGGTTATTGTAACCAAAGACTCAGAAACCAAGTTATTGCTATCagaggaagaagtaggaaaaggCATAGAGATAGAAGAGAAGATAGTGGATAATCTTCAATCTCGACACACAGCCTTTATATGTGAACAAAACTGA